Below is a window of Camelina sativa cultivar DH55 chromosome 11, Cs, whole genome shotgun sequence DNA.
GATATAAAAAGTATTTGAATGAACCCGTTATTGTAAGTCACCTCTGACCTAACTCAGCCATTGACTGACCAAGTGAGGAATCATATAAATTTCCAAAGTCTACGTTAGAAAAATTCAATAATATGATTAGTCAATTTCGTACAGcgtaagatattaaaaaatgaaatcccTGAGTCGTAcataataatactattaaaagattatatattCCAAGATTGGACGATTTTGATTTTCATACATCACACACAAAGGGAAAAAGAATAAGATGGTCAAGTTGTCAGTAATCTTCTGGTTTGTGCTCGTGAGCTTTTGTCATGTCTCTCCACGTATATGTCTCGAAGGATCTGGTTTTTTCACACCCAATGATACATACGACTTAAACCGCCGAGCCttactttcttctcttccttctaaTGTCATAGCTAATGACGACTTCTACTACACGACAACGACCGGGGAATATCCAAACAGAGCATATGGTCTAGGGATGTGTGTGCCAGGTACTGATGCACACTCTTGTTCTGATTGTATTATTACTTCGACTGCTATATTGTTGCATAACTATACTAATCAGAGAGAAGCTATAGACTGGAGAATGGATAGTAGAACAGTTTGTCTTGTACGTCACTCAAACCGTTACTTTTATGGATCCCTCGGTATGGAGAGTCTGCGGAGTGATAACTTTACTAGAGATCTCGAAGCTAACTCGACGGATTTAGATATCACATGGGAAGCTATGATGACTGATGTGATAGAACAAGCTTCCTCTTTGTATTATGCAGCCCGAATACGAAAGCTTGAGTCGACTGACTCACCCATTTACGGTTTTGGGCAATGTAGTAAAGACTTATCTCTTAAAAACTGCACCAGGTGTCTACAACAAAACGTGATTGAATATAAGTCGTGTTGCAGTGGGAGACAAGGAGGCATTATTTCTAGGCCAAGCTGTTTCATTCGATGGGAGATTTATCCGTTCTTGGGACTTTTCGATAGTGTTCCTCCTCATCGAAAAGGTCAGACCATGTGTCCATGTTTTGCAATCCTTGTTGTGGTCAGGTCATATGATTATAACCATATCTAACTATGTTTTGAAGCTATATCTGCTCTGTTCGTTGGGTTCGTACAGATGGCAGAAACATTTCCACAGGAACTATTGTGGCAGTTGTCGTTGTTCCCATATTCTTGCTTTCTCTAGGATTTGTTCTTTGGAAGAGGATAAAAGCGTACAAAGCAAAGAAAACTGAAAGTGAGTTTTCTCATGTTTTGGTAACATAAGTTGAGGGTTAAAACACTCCCAAAATGTAGATATtcaatcagttttttttgtctctttctctgtttctctctggtATAAATACTATATATGCATGCTTTTGTTCTGCAGCTGCGGATGATATTACAACTTCAGGTTCGCTTcaatttgagtttaaagaaattGAAGCTGCCACAAGTAATTTTCATAGTATTAACAAGCTTGGTCATGGTGGCTTTGGTGAAGTTTACAAGGTATATAAGTTTGTCTCTAGTACTTttttgtgttagatagaaaagaaaaaacattttctgaCAATGATGTGAAGATCACAGGGAACGTTTCCGGATGGAACAGAAGTTGCTGTGAAAAGGTTGTCTAAAACGTCGggacaaggtgaagaagagttcaagaacgaggtGTTTCTTGTAGCAAAGCTTCAACATAGAAATCTTGTTAGGCTTCTCGGGTATTCTGTCAAAGGAGATGAAAAGATATTAGTCTACGAGTTTTTGCCCAACAAAAGTCTCGACCACTTCCTCTTTggtaagaaaagaaacaaataataggGCTCATATTCTCTAAGACCTTAGTTCTGGATCTCATTAGTCTAATTGTTTGGTATATAGGATTTGTGTGCAGACCCGATTAAGAAGGGTCAACTGGATTGGACAAGACGGTACAACATTATCGAGGGAATCACTCGAGGGATTTTGTATCTTCATCAAGTTTCACGGCTCACAATCATACACCGT
It encodes the following:
- the LOC104722681 gene encoding cysteine-rich receptor-like protein kinase 24; the encoded protein is MKSLSRKKNKMVKLSVIFWFVLVSFCHVSPRICLEGSGFFTPNDTYDLNRRALLSSLPSNVIANDDFYYTTTTGEYPNRAYGLGMCVPGTDAHSCSDCIITSTAILLHNYTNQREAIDWRMDSRTVCLVRHSNRYFYGSLGMESLRSDNFTRDLEANSTDLDITWEAMMTDVIEQASSLYYAARIRKLESTDSPIYGFGQCSKDLSLKNCTRCLQQNVIEYKSCCSGRQGGIISRPSCFIRWEIYPFLGLFDSVPPHRKDGRNISTGTIVAVVVVPIFLLSLGFVLWKRIKAYKAKKTETADDITTSGSLQFEFKEIEAATSNFHSINKLGHGGFGEVYKGTFPDGTEVAVKRLSKTSGQGEEEFKNEVFLVAKLQHRNLVRLLGYSVKGDEKILVYEFLPNKSLDHFLFDPIKKGQLDWTRRYNIIEGITRGILYLHQVSRLTIIHRDLKASNILLDADMNPKIADFGVARNFRVDQTEATTGRVVGTFGYMPPEYVTNGHFSTKSDVYSFGVLILEIIGGKKNSSFNEQDGSISNLVTYVWRLWNTESLLELVDAAMGQNYDRNEVIRCIHIGLLCVQENPADRPTMSTVFHMLTNTSITLHVPQPPGFVFRVRSKPNPLGERLQPGRSTSMSFACSVSITCLSPR